Part of the Bacillota bacterium genome is shown below.
GCCTTTTTTAATGGAAGATATAGAAGTACTGCGCCTATAACAGATGCAGTTCCATTGATTAATGTTGATGGAATGCTAATAACAGATGCAATTACTGCAGGGACAAACTGACTGCCTGCAAGCATCTTCCAGATAGCCCCAAAAACAAATTCTCCAAACAGATTGAAAACTATACCCATCGTCGCTCCGAGTACGACATATTGAAGTTCTACGGTCAGTTTCCTTGAATAAGCTGCTGCAACTGCAAGTATTATACCTAGTACGAAGCAGAATATATATAGAAGACTTACCAAAACAAGTGGTTTATCAGACCCTTCAACTTTTATCTGCTGACCGACTGTTGATATAACAGCAAATACCAC
Proteins encoded:
- a CDS encoding ECF transporter S component, encoding GNMVVIIAALLFGGVQGGLAGAVGMGLNDLFNGYADTALKTVILKFGIGIVVGLVASRGTRKDAKSPAKYTGILSAIFIAAGAVVFAVISTVGQQIKVEGSDKPLVLVSLLYIFCFVLGIILAVAAAYSRKLTVELQYVVLGATMGIVFNLFGEFVFGAIWKMLAGSQFVPAVIASVISIPSTLINGTASVIGAVLLYLPLKKAVSRIR